A region of Chelonoidis abingdonii isolate Lonesome George chromosome 8, CheloAbing_2.0, whole genome shotgun sequence DNA encodes the following proteins:
- the MUC4 gene encoding mucin-4, translating to MGTWSPISWAYLGCWLWILHTCAALGSTSVVPEDEFTPGARSPTEEGSLLYAGVLAATETAVTSAARLPLSLSDMAANPDVTTLPGESTISSGHTSKASASFPAEVATASLVSEVNGDNVNSVPETVSSPLEPVASSSEAGEIPTEEAETSASVTNSSHASPENRTVAMTPAGEAVATLALFYSSPTDPHLTRFSHSELEVTGSVPGAFSSVTASSPLSAAPEDGRATPSTGGGPEDLASTGTVVSNGTFPSPVVGEVESAPAAFLSSAASPTEAPVSETESPGRDGSSAPKSPEPLSESETSALAGATSPPAFVAEWEEAGSLGPAETEGEGLSPSAFPSITGSEHLASESKTVTAPAAPEGRGDTGKPVSDTNEETAISAIDTQSQTNPLPTDTEQSLANTEELPTGDPGALSNAKTSPRSFLEPGMVTAISTAPSAVPSPRDIPAELSVSESESTGSSSAGLSGAPSSPQPLPDAAIGTAPVATGVGEELANSANASVRGTPLAPSVLESASPAATAKGPAGANVSGGFASGVAAPSNVELAATTSHAGTWSETDPSPRGAEPSPAPMHNLPTGEPRALAVDSPQPSSAHETALAPTPAENRGDMASLVPAAHGETPISSPNLQSATNPSPSVPEQSLGEAELPAGETTALASTEASPRAPLGDRTVTGRLAPSGGTSPPAFASPSGALAEPETMGNATNGLSSALGAPRPAPVRETSAGSEGTSASIFVVPGDPASVSAISDSPGGPSTMGSATPSSAGERVTVPPVAIEGRGDAAGSASTANEETTTSNPDAQHAEASRASGAELPPGERDAWVNAETSPYSSLGDGRVTGIHTPSGETNPAAFASPGEPTAVPSASEIAWPGPSFPSAPVSSPSSPERPTVIGPTGVAKEAAICPGDSGVPAAFPALEAVTGQLLTTLRLATSSTPAAMGSHSPSLHLEKGKTPPEPGVNLGLAGVSHVPAATTPAPSRGRAATPFPLLGTTALRSNTRAGFVQERTVSVSAGTREATTSGTGQSATVAAVPLYPYGAKESDKQYVKRRVDFNSRVFKPEIGFPFGKTLRDSLYFTDNGQIILPASDSDLFPSPNPPPGGFTGRENVPVVAVFWANADFSKGVGSTFYQEFVTLDSVKHPFVQDVETKIRRYLKTSYSAKWTLKITWEKAPAYPAWKPITRTNTYQAVLSTDGIKSYVLILYQDGGMQWDYTKLGLTSVLMGYSSGDGFYRNDDLTRRPPAAKYRPDQFRGYNTDLRGLWIYSLASHVRVNYRLRCLAWLSTQQDPASWNRDLPSCPCSLRHGALDRHYRWSRGGLANTRVTMLYPASPNQYGAGVRCLYNSQNELLDGRQERSWKNSRQASPDRDAELKLHDWCCRQAGSPQLCAKYSQKRPKISCAGHRLPNQTTSSEEAESRSEEGRD from the exons ATGGGGACCTGGAGCCCAATCTCCTGGGCCTACTTAGGCTGCTGGCTGTGGATTCTGCACA CCTGTGCAGCCCTGGGGTCCACCTCTGTGGTCCCAGAGGATGAGTTCACCCCTGGAGCCAGGTCTCCCACGGAGGAGGGCAGTTTGCTCTATGCCGGAGTCCTGGCAGCCACGGAGACAGCAGTCACCTCAGCAGCACGATTGCCTCTGTCCCTGTCCGACATGGCTGCAAACCCTGACGTGACCACGTTGCCTGGAGAAAGCACCATTTCAAGCGGCCACACCAGCAAAGCCAGCGCCTCTTTTCCAGCAGAAGTAGCAACAGCTAGTTTGGTGTCAGAAGTGAATGGGGACAATGTAAATTCTGTCCCTGAAACAGTGTCTTCCCCCCTAGAGCCAGTAGCCAGCAGCAGTGAAGCAGGGGAGATCCCTACAGAAGAAGCAGAAACTTCAGCGAGCGTTACCAACTCTTCGCACGCCTCTCCGGAAAACAGGACAGTTGCCATGACTCCGGCAGGAGAAGCAGTTGCCACGTTGGCCTTGTTCTACTCCAGCCCAACAGACCCTCACCTGACCCGCTTCTCACATTCCGAGTTGGAGGTAACAGGATCTGTTCCTGGCGCGTTCTCCAGTGtcactgcctcctctcctctctctgcagctcctgaggATGGGAGAGCCACACCCAGCACTGGTGGGGGGCCAGAGGACTTGGCATCCACTGGCACTGTTGTGTCTAATGGAACATTTCCCTCTCCAGTGGTGGGAGAGGTGGAGTCAGCTCCTGCAGCGTTCCTGTCTTCTGCTGCCTCTCCTACTGAGGCCCCTGTTTCAGAGACTGAAAGTCCAGGGCGTGATGGGTCTAGTGCTCCAAAATCCCCAGAACCACTTTCAGAGAGTGAGACATCTGCACTGGCAGGGGCAACATCCCCACCTGCCTTTGTAGCTGAGTGGGAAGAGGCTGGGTCACTAGGACCCGCAGAGACTGAGGGAGAGGGGCTCTCCCCAAGTGCATTTCCCAGCATTACTGGTTCTGAACATCTGGCTTCAGAGAGCAAGACAGttactgcccctgcagctccggaAGGAAGAGGGGATACGGGTAAGCCTGTGTCAGACACAAATGAGGAAACCGCAATATCTGCGATTGATACCCAGAGCCAAACAAATCCCTTGCCCACCGACACAGAGCAGAGTCTGGCTAATACAGAGGAGCTACCTACAGGAGATCCAGGAGCTTTGTCCAATGCCAAAACCTCCCCTCGTTCATTTCTAGAGCCTGGGATGGTGACAGCCATATCTACCGCCCCGTCTGCCGTCCCGTCTCCCAGGGACATCCCTGCCGAGCTGTCCGTTTCAGAGAGTGAAAGTACAGGATCCTCCTCAGCTGGACTCTCTGGTGCTCCCAGTTCTCCCCAGCCGCTTCCAGATGCTGCCATAGGGACAGCCCCTGTCGCtactggggtgggagaggaattgGCAAACTCTGCCAATGCTAGTGTGAGGGGAACACCCCTCGCTCCATCAGTCCTAGAGTCTGCGTCACCTGCTGCCACAGCCAAAGGTCCTGCAGGAGCAAATGTTTCTGGAGGCTTTGCCAGCGGGGTAGCTGCACCCTCCAATGTAGAGCTAGCAGCCACAACATCTCATGCGGGCACCTGGAGTGAAACAGATCCCTCGCCCCGGGGCGCAGAGCCGAGTCCAGCCCCCATGCACAATCTGCCAACAGGAGAACCCAGAGCGTTGGCTGTGGATTCTCCTCAGCCATCCTCAGCTCACGAGACAGCGCTGGCCCCAACACCTGCAGAAAACAGAGGGGATATGGCTAGTCTGGTGCCTGCGGCGCATGGAGAAACCCCAATTTCCAGCCCCAATCTCCAGAGTGCAACAAATCCCTCACCCTCTGTCCCAGAGCAGAGTCTTGGGGAAGCAGAGCTGCCTGCAGGAGAAACAACAGCCTTGGCCAGCACCGAAGCATCCCCCCGTGCGCCCTTAGGAGACAGGACTGTGACAGGCAGACTGGCTCCATCGGGAGGAACATCCCCACCTGCCTTTGCATCTCCCAGTGGAGCCCTGGCTGAGCCTGAAACAATGGGCAATGCAACAAATGGATTGTCCAGTGCTCTCGGGGCTCCCCGTCCAGCCCCTGTGAGGGAGACGTCTGCAGGCAGTGAGGGAACATCTGCGTCCATCTTTGTAGTGCCTGGGGACCCAGCCTCTGTCTCTGCCATCTCAGACTCACCAGGAGgccccagcaccatgggttctgCTACTCCGTCTTCAGCTGGTGAGAGAGTTACCGTCCCCCCTGTAGCTATAGAAGGAAGAGGGGACGCGGCTGGTTCCGCATCCACAGCCAATGAGGAAACCACCACCTCTAACCCCGATGCCCAGCATGCAGAGGCGAGTCGAGCAAGTGGGGCAGAGCTGCCTCCAGGAGAAAGAGACGCTTGGGTCAATGCTGAGACTTCCCCATATTCATCCTTAGGGGATGGGAGAGTCACAGGAATACACACACCATCTGGGGAAACAAACCCAGCTGCCTTTGCTTCTCCCGGGGAACCCACTGCTGTGCCCTCAGCTTCAGAGATTGCATGGCCAGGACCTTCGTTTCCTAGTGCCCCGgtgtcctccccctcctctcctgagaGGCCAACAGTAATTGGGCCCACTGGGGTTGCGAAAGAAGCAGCCATCTGTCCCGGTGACTCAGGAGTGCCTGCAGCATTCCCAGCACTGGAGGCAGTGACCGGGCAATTGCTAACGACGCTACGCCTGGCCACCTCTTCTACTCCTGCTGCCATGGgatcccactccccttccctccatttgGAGAAGGGGAAAACGCCCCCAGAACCAGGGGTTAACCTGGGTTTGGCTGGTGTGTCCCACGTGCCAGCTGCCACCACTCCAGCACCCTCCAGAGGACGGGCAGCGACACCGTTCCCCCTCTTGGGAACAACAG CCCTTCGGTCCAATACTAGAGCAGGGTTTGTCCAGGAGAGAACAGTGTCTGTTTCAGCTGGGACCAGAGAGGCCACTACAAGTGGTACAGGACAGTCAGCAACAG TTGCAGCCGTGCCACTGTATCCATATGGAGCAAAGGAAAGCGATAAGCAATATGTGAAGAGAAGAGTGGATTTTAACTCTCGTGTCTTCAAACCCGAGATTGGGTTCCCGTTTGGGAAAACTCTGCGCGATTCTCTATAT TTTACAGACAACGGACAAATCATTCTTCCAGCCTCGGACAGTGACCTGTTCCCATCGCCAAACCCGCCTCCCGGAGGATTTACCGGCCGTGAGAACGTTCCAGTGGTTGCTGTGTTTTGGGCTAACGCTGATTTCTCCAAAGGCGTTGGCAGCACGTTTTACCAG GAGTTTGTTACTCTGGATTCTGTTAAACACCCCTTTGTCCAAGATGTGGAGACCAAGATTCGGCGATACCTGAAGACTTCATACTCTGCAAAATGGACCCTTAAGATCACCTGGGAGAAGGCTCCGGCCTATCCAGCATGGAAGCCCATCACTCGG ACAAACACCTACCAGGCTGTCCTCAGCACGGATGGAATCAAGTCCTATGTCCTCATCCTTTACCAAGACGGCGGCATGCAGTGGGATTACACCAAGCTGGGTTTGACCAGTGTGCTGATGGGCTactccag CGGGGATGGATTTTACCGAAATGACGATCTGACCCGAAGGCCCCCAGCAGCCAAATATCGCCCCGACCAGTTCAGAGGCTACAACACAG ATCTGCGTGGGCTGTGGATATACAGTCTAGCCAGTCACGTGCGTGTGAACTACAGACTGAGGTGTCTGGCCTGGCTTAGCACGCAGCAAGATCCCGCCAGTTggaacagggatctgccatcCTGCCCTTGCTCTCTGCGACACGGAGCGTTGGATCGGCACTACCGATGGAGCAGAGGAG GTTTGGCGAACACCCGTGTGACGATGCTGTATCCAGCCTCCCCAAACCAATATGGCGCCGGGGTCCGGTGTCTCTACAACAGCCAGAACGAGCTCCTCGATGGGCGGCAGGAGAGATCCTGGAAGAACTCGCGCCAAGCGTCCCCTGACCGCG ATGCAGAGTTAAAGTTACATGACTGGTGCTGCCGGCAGGCGGGgagcccccagctctgtgctAAGTACAGCCAGAAGAGACCAAAGATCAGCTGTGCTGGACACAGGCTGCCAAATCAAA CAACATCCTCAGAAGAGGCAGAAAGCCGCTCCGAGGAGGGAAGAG ATTGA